One Fulvia fulva chromosome 8, complete sequence DNA window includes the following coding sequences:
- a CDS encoding Mitotic checkpoint protein, with protein sequence MGAIDEIAYPPVDAISSIRYSPDGNTLLVGAWDSNIHIYTRNGEAWQLSSKIPSEAPILDLAWNADSTTFYAVGLGHEVVSYTANEGESSRVVLSTHSQAANKVAYSAQHHILLSTSWDGTLHIHEPPQNGAAGRYVSVELPAKPFALSLTTDRAVVVMAERKVHVYDLQALSALVPRAGDTTGEQQAIAVTPWQTRDSNLKFMARDLACMPSGEGFAASSIEGRVSVEWFDPVQNENAYAFKCHREKTTVKTEEGEDKPLDVIYPVNAIAFHPEHGSFATGGGDGVVALWDAKTKRRIRQYPKLPASVLALEFSGDGKELVIGISPGFEDGQEDAEPNPELIKIFVRTMGPDEAKGKPAKK encoded by the exons ATGGGTGCAATTGACGAGATCGCATATCCACCAGTGGACGCCATATCCAGCATACGATACTCGCCAGACGGCAACACACTCCTCGTTGGCGCCTGGGACAGCAACATCCACATCTACACACGAAACGGCGAAGCATGGCAGCTCTCGAGCAAGATACCTTCCGAAGCGCCTATCCTCGATCTCGCGTGGAACGCCGATAGTACAACCTTCTACGCCGTCGGACTCGGCCACGAAGTTGTCTCGTACACTGCGAATGAGGGAGAGTCCAGCAGAGTCGTCTTAAGCACCCACAGTCAGGCTGCAAACAAGGTGGCATACAGCGCACAGCACCACATCCTCCTGAGCACGAGCTGGGACGGCACACTACACATACACGAGCCACCTCAGAACGGAGCAGCGGGAAGATATGTCTCAGTTGAGTTGCCCGCGAAGCCATTCGCGCTGTCCCTCACCACAGATCGAGCAGTCGTAGTCATGGCGGAGCGAAAAGTTCAC GTCTACGACCTCCAAGCCCTCTCAGCCCTCGTCCCCCGAGCCGGCGACACCACCGGCGAACAACAAGCCATCGCTGTAACGCCCTGGCAAACCCGCGACAGCAACCTCAAATTCATGGCCCGCGACCTCGCCTGCATGCCCTCCGGCGAAGGCTTTGCCGCCTCTAGTATCGAAGGACGTGTTTCCGTCGAATGGTTCGACCCGGTCCAGAACGAGAATGCCTACGCCTTCAAATGTCACCGCGAAAAGACTACCGTCAAGACCGAGGAAGGTGAGGATAAGCCGTTGGACGTCATATACCCTGTCAATGCTATTGCGTTTCATCCTGAGCATGGAAGTTTTGCAACTGGAGGCGGGGACGGGGTTGTGGCGCTCTGGGATGCGAAGACGAAGAGGCGAATCAGGCAGTACCCGAAGTTGCCGGCGAGCGTTCTCGCTCTGGAGTTCAGCGGAGACGGAAAGGAACTCGTTATCGGTATTAGCCCCGGCTTCGAGGACGGGCAGGAGGATGCGGAACCAAATCCTGAGCTTATCAAGATCTTCGTGAGGACTATGGGTCCGGATGAGGCGAAGGGGAAGCCGGCGAAGAAGTAG
- a CDS encoding ATP-dependent RNA helicase dbp7 — translation MADDGMMLNFELPVDAFSAPQSRLKGGSWKDRLTARKSAEYGRMKAQERASKPQAEQEQAPAEARRQSQYQGERPVKRPRIDRDRSDRPRKHVDTLPKLNNGEVVSSLFSFNPASKAPVEKPTTEAEEDVQPSNAPLVHDETAQFTALGLSPNLAGHLLRKLDIKAPTAIQRKAVEQLCKHDTDAFIQAQTGSGKTLAYLLPIVERITTISRRMKDDGENFDRQSGLFGIVLAPTRELAKQIETVLESILRCCHWVVAGMVIGGENKNSEKARLRKGVNILVATPGRLADHLNHTEVLDVSTVRWLVLDEGDRLMEQGFEEDIQRIIGVMNLRNHGVLKKPIPGLPTRRTTVLCSATIKSTVEQLRSIALKDPVSISVDAAENGDDTATTTDNNFSAPAQLKQSYAVVPPKQRLVSLVGVLKQTFKKRGNVMKCIVFISCADSVDFHFELLSRGSDAEGAPATATGDGDAKTQSPPKNKNANKRARKPGSIPQGNTIVESRTEAPATAFSPKDNQVKLYRLHGSLQQATRTSTLKSFTNSEDPAVLICTDVAARGLDLPNVDLVIEYDPPFSKDDHLHRIGRTARAGRDGRAMIFLQPGPEEGYVEILKEGKPRNLTRHDASELLRKGFSATSGVGNMEKGWEERATEFQLDVERWVSESSKHLEQARRAYQSHIRAYATHVAAERSIFNMQELHLGHLAKAFALRDKPGSIKVPGLRPGAKEAGKNRDARKSAAGKAAGGKSRVEDDIAEETDATQARYKMQRMSRKMGGVSEFNLG, via the coding sequence ATGGCCGATGACGGGATGATGCTCAACTTTGAGCTGCCGGTTGATGCATTCTCGGCGCCACAATCAAGACTCAAGGGAGGCAGCTGGAAAGATCGGCTTACAGCTCGAAAGTCAGCCGAATATGGTCGCATGAAAGCACAGGAACGAGCCTCGAAACCACAGGCGGAGCAGGAGCAGGCACCTGCAGAAGCAAGGAGACAGTCTCAGTACCAGGGCGAACGACCCGTCAAGCGGCCGCGTATCGATAGAGACAGATCCGATAGACCTCGAAAACATGTCGATACGCTCCCGAAGCTGAACAATGGCGAGGTGGTCTCGTCTCTGTTCTCGTTCAACCCTGCATCGAAAGCGCCCGTCGAGAAGCCAACCACTGAAGCTGAGGAAGATGTTCAGCCGTCGAACGCGCCACTTGTACATGATGAAACGGCACAATTCACAGCACTAGGACTTTCTCCAAATCTGGCTGGCCACTTGCTTCGGAAACTAGACATCAAGGCACCTACCGCAATCCAACGGAAGGCCGTCGAGCAACTCTGCAAACACGACACAGATGCATTCATACAGGCGCAAACAGGATCCGGTAAGACGTTGGCCTATCTTCTACCGATCGTGGAGCGCATCACTACCATCTCGAGGCGCATGAAGGATGATGGAGAGAATTTCGATCGACAAAGTGGACTGTTTGGAATTGTACTTGCGCCGACACGCGAACTGGCCAAACAGATTGAGACTGTTCTCGAGTCAATCTTGCGATGTTGCCACTGGGTTGTTGCAGGAATGGTAATTGGTGGCGAGAACAAGAACTCGGAAAAGGCACGACTGCGAAAGGGTGTGAACATATTAGTGGCTACGCCCGGTCGATTAGCAGATCATCTCAACCACACCGAGGTTCTGGATGTGTCAACTGTGCGATGGCTTGTTCTAGACGAAGGTGATCGGTTGATGGAGCAAGGCTTCGAAGAGGATATTCAGCGCATCATTGGTGTCATGAATCTGCGGAATCATGGAGTACTGAAGAAGCCTATACCAGGATTACCGACTCGAAGGACTACAGTGCTGTGTTCAGCAACCATCAAGTCGACAGTTGAACAGCTACGAAGCATCGCTTTGAAAGATCCCGTATCAATATCTGTTGATGCAGCGGAGAATGGTGACGACACTGCGACCACTACGGACAACAACTTCTCGGCTCCGGCACAGTTGAAGCAGAGCTACGCCGTCGTGCCGCCCAAGCAGCGACTGGTCAGCTTGGTCGGGGTATTGAAGCAGACCTTTAAAAAGCGCGGCAATGTCATGAAATGCATTGTATTCATCAGCTGTGCGGACAGCGTCGACTTCCACTTTGAGCTGCTTTCAAGAGGCAGCGATGCAGAAGGCGCCCCAGCTACCGCCACAGGGGACGGCGATGCCAAAACACAATCACCACCAAAGAACAAGAATGCCAACAAAAGAGCAAGAAAACCTGGCAGCATACCACAAGGTAACACCATTGTCGAGTCAAGGACAGAAGCCCCCGCAACAGCATTCTCCCCCAAAGACAACCAAGTCAAACTCTACCGCCTCCACGGCTCCCTTCAACAAGCAACTCGAACAAGCACCCTAAAGTCCTTTACCAATTCCGAAGACCCAGCAGTTCTGATATGCACAGACGTAGCAGCCCGCGGTCTCGACCTCCCCAATGTTGATCTCGTAATCGAATACGACCCACCCTTCAGCAAAGACGACCACCTCCACCGTATAGGGCGTACAGCTCGCGCAGGCCGCGACGGCCGCGCCATGATCTTCCTCCAACCAGGCCCCGAAGAAGGCTACGTCGAAATTCTCAAAGAAGGGAAACCCCGCAACCTCACGCGTCATGACGCATCTGAACTCCTCAGGAAGGGCTTCTCTGCCACTTCTGGAGTAGGAAATATGGAGAAAGGCTGGGAAGAGCGCGCCACAGAATTCCAACTCGACGTGGAACGCTGGGTCTCCGAATCATCCAAACACCTCGAACAAGCGCGCAGAGCGTACCAATCCCACATCCGCGCTTACGCCACGCACGTCGCTGCTGAGCGAAGTATTTTCAATATGCAGGAACTGCACTTGGGCCATCTTGCGAAGGCTTTCGCCTTGAGAGATAAGCCGGGGAGTATTAAGGTGCCTGGCTTGAGGCCTGGGGCGAAGGAGGCGGGGAAGAATCGGGATGCGAGGAAGAGTGCTGCTGGGAAGGCTGCTGGTGGGAAGAGCAGGGTGGAGGATGATATTGCGGAGGAGACGGATGCGACGCAGGCGAGGTATAAGATGCAGAGGATGAGTAGGAAGATGGGTGGGGTTAGTGAGTTTAATTTGGGGTAG
- a CDS encoding Pantothenate synthetase, with protein sequence MASFLSRCRPRSLARPPLMGVQLTQHLRAFHIFRDVPPLRQHRRELLLKGEPVGLVPTMGALHKGHLSLVRAAAEENGKVFVSIYVNPTQFGVDEDLDSYPKTWDSDLAMLEELDTELEKAGKGRIDAIFAPTTKTVYPTLPPDSRVDGVGSFVTITPLATLLEGKSRPVFFRGVATVCMKLFNIVQADNVYFGQKDVQQTVIIKRLVKDFHLPTTVRIIPTEREEDGLAMSSRNVYLGERRRRAGIVLSKALGAAEKAYMMGRRNRDEILAFSWDVVNRAQLEQDTLEKNERALFEVDYISLADPEGLEEVEMVDSDQGAVLSGAVKMLPLEEVKNGEKLGLGSDEVPVRLIDNIPLPPMKAP encoded by the coding sequence ATGGCTTCCTTCCTATCACGATGCCGACCTCGCAGCCTTGCGCGTCCCCCACTGATGGGCGTACAGCTCACTCAACACCTTCGAGCCTTCCACATCTTCCGCGATGTCCCGCCGCTTCGCCAGCACCGTCGAGAGCTGCTTCTCAAAGGGGAGCCCGTAGGACTTGTGCCTACTATGGGTGCCTTACACAAAGGGCATCTCTCTTTGGTGAGAGCGGCAGCAGAAGAGAACGGCAAGGTCTTCGTCTCCATATATGTCAACCCAACCCAATTTGGCGTGGACGAAGATCTAGACTCATACCCAAAGACGTGGGACAGCGACCTGGCAATGTTGGAAGAGCTGGACACGGAGCTCGAGAAAGCGGGAAAAGGTCGTATCGACGCCATATTCGCACCCACAACGAAAACAGTGTACCCAACGCTGCCTCCCGACAGTCGCGTGGACGGCGTAGGCTCCTTCGTCACAATCACACCGCTCGCAACACTGCTAGAGGGAAAGAGCCGGCCAGTCTTCTTCAGAGGCGTCGCAACAGTGTGCATGAAGCTCTTCAATATCGTGCAAGCTGACAATGTCTACTTTGGTCAAAAAGATGTGCAGCAAACCGTCATCATCAAACGTCTAGTGAAAGACTTCCACCTGCCCACCACAGTCCGGATCATCCCCACAGAGCGAGAGGAGGACGGACTCGCAATGTCAAGTCGGAACGTATACCTCGGCGAGCGCAGAAGAAGAGCGGGTATtgtgttgagcaaggcaTTGGGGGCGGCAGAGAAGGCATACATGATGGGAAGGAGGAACCGAGATGAGATCCTGGCATTTTCGTGGGATGTGGTGAATCGTGCGCAGTTGGAGCAGGACACGCTGGAGAAGAACGAGAGGGCACTGTTTGAGGTGGACTATATCTCGTTGGCAGATCCTGAGGGCTTGGAAGAGGTTGAAATGGTTGACTCGGATCAGGGCGCTGTGTTGAGTGGTGCTGTGAAGATGCTGCCGCTTGAGGAAGTCAAGAATGGTGAGAAGTTGGGTCTTGGGAGCGATGAGGTACCTGTCAGACTGATCGATAATATTCCGTTACCACCTATGAAGGCACCTTGA
- a CDS encoding GPN-loop GTPase 2, translating to MRTILLPVGPPGAGKSTLCNGLQQFMRAVARPCSVGNIDPANENIPYEAAFDVRELVDVEEVMEREELGPNGGVLWAMEEVEANLEWLEKRLEECEETIILDPPGQPELTTHHTALPRILQRLEKIGYRIVVIQLLDSVVLTRPSLYLSSLILCLRGMLHLPYPIVNVFTKIDNLKSVGGADLPFNLDFYTEVQDLHHLLPALSAELQGTPTKSSDKWDKLNAALIELIEDHGLVGFETLAVEDRQSMASLLRAIDRASGYVFAGARGTDESGRTLDNEASIWAQAMSESYGKMEVRDVQERWIDRKNEYDEEERKRWEEEARSAGALPEEPAATLKRQGNGEDVEMDDEDEMLAEQRKWEEEQKRKGEAATGGTKVLRK from the exons ATGCGCACCATACTGCTGCCCGTCGGCCCACCTGGAGCTGGAAAGTCGACGCTCTGCAATGGCTTACAGCAATTCATGCGAGCAGTGGCACGACCATGTTCGGTAGGCAACATAGACCCAGCAAACGAGAACATCCCATACGAAGCTGCATTTGACGTACGGGAACTGGTCGATGTCGAGGAAGTCATGgagcgggaagaacttggTCCGAATGGGGGCGTGCTATGGGCTATGGAGGAGGTAGAAGCCAACCTCGAGTGGCTGGAGAAGAGACTAGAGGAGTGTG AAGAGACGATTATCCTAGATCCTCCAGGCCAGCCAGAACTCACTACACATCACACAGCACTACCAAGAATACTGCAACGGCTTGAGAAGATTGGCTACCGA ATTGTCGTGATACAACTCCTGGACTCAGTAGTCCTCACCCGCCCATCGCTCTACCTATCAAGCTTGATCCTCTGCCTCCGAGGAATGCTACACCTCCCCTATCCAATCGTCAACGTCTTCACCAAGATTGACAACCTCAAGTCCGTCGGCGGCGCAGACCTGCCCTTCAACTTAGACTTCTACACCGAAGTCCAAGACCTCCATCACCTACTACCCGCACTATCTGCCGAACTTCAAGGCACCCCAACCAAGTCCAGCGACAAGTGGGACAAACTCAACGCTGCCTTGATCGAACTCATCGAAGACCACGGCCTTGTCGGCTTCGAGACCTTAGCTGTCGAAGACCGCCAGTCGATGGCCAGCCTGTTGCGAGCCATCGATCGCGCTAGCGGCTATGTCTTCGCTGGAGCCAGAGGCACAGACGAAAGTGGCAGGACTCTCGACAATGAGGCTTCGATCTGGGCGCAGGCCATGTCTGAGAGTTATGGTAAGATGGAGGTCAGGGATGTGCAGGAGAGGTGGATTGATAGGAAGAACGAGTACGATGAGGAGGAGAGGAAGCGCTGGGAAGAGGAGGCGAGGTCAGCTGGCGCGTTACCTGAGGAACCTGCTGCGACTTTGAAGCGACAGGGGAATGGTGAGGATGTGGAGATGGATGATGAGGATGAGATGTTGGCTGAGCAGCGGAAGTGGGAGGAAGAGCAGAAAAGGAAAGGCGAAGCGGCGACTGGGGGGACGAAAGTGCTAAGGAAGTAG